The following are encoded in a window of Arvicanthis niloticus isolate mArvNil1 chromosome 1, mArvNil1.pat.X, whole genome shotgun sequence genomic DNA:
- the Peli3 gene encoding E3 ubiquitin-protein ligase pellino homolog 3 isoform X1 — MVLEGNPEVGAPRTSDLQHPGNKGSCILSSPSEEALPGEEPIKYGELIVLGYNGCLASGDKGRRRSRLALSRRPHANGVKPDVMHHISTPLVSKALSNRGQHSISYTLSRSHSVIVEYTHDSDKDMFQIGRSTENMIDFVVTDTSPGGGATEGPSAQSTISRYACRVLCDRRPPYTARLYAAGFDASSNIFLGERAAKWRTPDGLMDGLTTNGVLVMHPAGGFSEDSAPGVWREISVCGNVYTLRDSRSAQQRGKLVENESNVLQDGSLIDLCGATLLWRTPAGLLRAPTLKQLEAQRQEANAARPQCPVGLSTLAFPSPARGRTAPDKQQPWVYVRCGHVHGYHGWGCRRERGPQERECPLCRLVGPYVPLWLGQEAGLCLDPGPPSHAFAPCGHVCSEKTARYWAQTPLPHGTHAFHAACPFCGAWLTGELGCVRLIFQGPLD, encoded by the exons ATGGTGCTGGAAGGAAACCCTGAAGTGGGAGCCCCGCGGACCTCAGACCTCCAGCACCCGGGGAACAAGGGCTCTTGCATCCTCTCTTCTCCTAGTGAAGAAGCACTGCCAGGCGAGGAACCCATCAAGTATGGTGAACTCATCGTTCTGGG TTACAATGGGTGTCTGGCAAGTGGGGACAAGGGCCGCCGCCGAAGCCGCCTGGCACTGAGCCGCCGGCCACATGCCAACGGAGTGAAGCCAGATGTCATGCACCACATCTCCACGCCACTCGTCTCCAAG GCCCTGAGTAACCGAGGCCAGCACAGTATCTCATACACACTGTCCCGGAGCCACTCAGTCATAGTGGAGTACACACATGACAGCGACAAAGACATGTTCCAG ATTGGCCGCTCTACTGAAAACATGATTGACTTTGTGGTAACAGACACATCTCCTGGCGGAGGGGCTACAGAGGGTCCTTCTGCCCAAAGCACCATCTCCCGCTATGCCTGCAGAGTCCTCTGTGACCGCCGGCCACCCTATACTGCCCGCCTCTATGCTGCTGGCTTTGATGCCTCTAGCAACATCTTTCTTGGA GAGCGGGCGGCCAAGTGGCGGACTCCTGATGGTCTGATGGATGGCTTGACAACCAACGGGGTTCTGGTGATGCACCCAGCAGGTGGCTTCTCTGAGGACTCTGCCCCGGGTGTCTGGAGGGAGATTTCTGTCTGCGGGAATGTGTACACACTGCGGGATAGCCGATCAGCCCAGCAGCGGGGGAAGCTG GTGGAAAATGAATCCAACGTCCTGCAAGATGGTTCGCTCATCGACCTGTGTGGGGCCACACTGCTGTGGCGCACTCCGGCAGGGCTGCTGAGGGCACCCACACTGAAACAACTGGAGGCCCAGCGACAGGAGGCTAATGCAGCACGGCCCCAGTGTCCTGTGGGCCTCAGCACCTTGGCCTTTCCCAGTCCAGCCCGTGGCCGCACCGCACCTGACAAGCAGCAACCCTGGGTCTACGTCCGTTGTGGTCACGTCCATGGCTATCACGGCTGGGGCTGCCGGAGGGAGCGAGGCCCCCAGGAGCGCGAGTGTCCTCTCTGCCGCCTTGTGGGACCCTATGTGCCCCTGTGGCTTGGCCAGGAGGCCGGTCTCTGCCTGGACCCTGGGCCACCCAGCCACGCTTTTGCACCCTGTGGCCACGTCTGTTCTGAGAAGACTGCCCGTTATTGGGCCCAGACACCGCTGCCGCACGGCACCCATGCTTTCCATGCCGCCTGCCCCTTTTGTGGGGCTTGGCTCACCGGGGAGCTTGGCTGTGTCCGCCTAATTTTCCAGGGGCCACTGGACTAG
- the Dpp3 gene encoding dipeptidyl peptidase 3: MADTQYILPNDIGVSSLDCREAFRLLSPTERLYAHHLSRAAWYGGLAVLLQTSPEAPYIYALLSRLFRAQDPDQLRQHALAEGLTEEEYQAFLVYAAGVYSNMGNYKSFGDTKFVPNLPKEKLERVILGSKAAQQQPEEVRSLWQTCGELMFSLEPRLRHLGLGKEGVTTYFSGDCTMEDAKLAQDFLDSQNLSAYNTRLFKVVGQEGKSHYEVRLASVLNTDPALDSELTSKLKSYEFQGNHFQVTRGDYGPILQKVVEHLEKAKAYAANSHQEQMLAQYVESFTQGSIEAHKRGSRFWIQDKGPIVESYIGFIESYRDPFGSRGEFEGFVAMVNKAMSAKFERLVASAEQLLRELPWPPAFEKDKFLTPDFTSLDVLTFAGSGIPAGINIPNYDDLRQTEGFKNVSLGNVLAVAYATKREKLTFLEEEDKDLYIRWKGPSFDVQVGLHELLGHGSGKLFVQDEKGAFNFDQETVINPETGEQIQSWYRSGETWDSKFSTIASSYEECRAESVGLYLCLNPQVLEIFGFEGADAEDVIYVNWLNMVRAGLLALEFYTPEVANWRQAHMQARFVILRVLLEAGEGLVTVTPTTGSDGRPDARVHLDRSKIRSVGKPALERFLRRLQVLKSTGDVVAGRALYEGYATVTDTPPECFLTLRDTVLLRKESRKLIVQPNTRLEGSEVQLVEYEASAAGLIRSFCERFPEDGPELEEVLTQLATADARFWRDQVQEAPSGQA; the protein is encoded by the exons ATGGCAGATACCCAGTACATCCTGCCCAATGATATCGGTGTGTCTAGCCTGGACTGCCGTGAGGCATTCCGCCTGCTGTCACCCACAGAGCGCCTCTATGCCCATCACCTGTCTAGAGCCGCTTGGTATGGAGGCCTGGCTGTGCTGCTCCAGACATCCCCTGAAGCACCCTACATCTATGCTCTGCTTAGCCGCCTCTTCCGTGCCCAGGACCCTGACCAGCTACGACAGCACGCCCTGGCTGAGGGTCTTACTGAAGAAGAGTATCAG GCATTCCTGGTCTATGCTGCTGGGGTCTACTCCAACATGGGCAACTATAAGTCCTTTGGTGACACCAAGTTTGTTCCTAACCTGCCCAAG GAAAAGCTGGAACGTGTGATCCTGGGAAGTAAGGCTGCACAACAGCAGCCAGAAGAAGTCAGGAGCCTTTGGCAGACCTGTGGGGAGCTTATGTTCTCCCTGGAACCAAGGCTTCGACATCTTGGTCTGGGGAAGGAg GGAGTCACCACCTATTTCTCTGGGGATTGTACCATGGAAGATGCTAAGTTGGCCCAAGACTTTCTGGACTCTCAG aacCTCAGCGCATACAACACACGGCTCTTCAAGGTGGTTGGCCAGGAAGGGAAGTCCCACTATGAGGTGCGACTGGCTTCAGTACTCAACACAG ACCCTGCTCTCGACTCTGAATTGACTTCCAAGCTGAAGAGCTATGAGTTCCAGGGAAACCATTTCCAGGTCACCCGGGGAGACTATGGCCCCATCCTCCAGAAGGTGGTAGAACACTTGGAGAAAGCTAAG GCTTATGCAGCCAACAGCCACCAGGAGCAAATGCTGGCCCAGTACGTGGAGAGCTTCACCCAGGGTTCCATTGAGGCCCATAAGAGGGGCTCCCGCTTCTGGATTCAGGACAAAGGCCCCATTGTGGAGAG TTACATTGGCTTCATTGAGAGCTACCGTGACCCCTTTGGCTCCCGAGGAGAGTTTGAAG GCTTCGTGGCCATGGTCAACAAGGCCATGAGTGCGAAGTTCGAGCGGCTGGTCGCCAGTGCTGAGCAGCTGCTGAGGGAGCTGCCCTGGCCGCCTGCCTTTGAGAAGGACAAGTTCCTCACCCCTGACTTCACTTCCCTGGATGTCCTCACCTTTGCTGGCTCTGGCATCCCAGCGGGCATCAACATCCCCAACT ATGATGACCTGAGACAGACAGAAGGCTTTAAGAATGTGTCTCTGGGAAATGTGCTGGCTGTGGCCTACGCCACAAAGCGGGAGAAACTCACGTTCttggaggaagaagacaag GACCTGTATATCCGCTGGAAGGGGCCATCCTTTGATGTGCAGGTGGGGTTACACGAGCTGTTGGGCCACGGCAGCGGCAAGCTCTTTGTCCAG GATGAGAAAGGTGCTTTCAACTTTGACCAGGAGACTGTGATTAACCCAGAGACTGGGGAGCAG ATCCAGAGCTGGTACCGGAGTGGAGAGACATGGGATAGCAAATTCAGCACCATTGCCTCCAGCTACGAAGAGTGCCGGGCGGAGAGTGTGGGCCTCTACCTCTGTCTCAACCCCCAAGTGCTGGA GATCTTTGGCTTTgagggagctgatgcagaagatgTAATCTATGTGAACTGGCTCAACATGGTTCGGGCTGGGCTGCTGGCTTTGGAGTTCTACACCCCAGAGGTGGCCAACTGGCGACAG GCCCACATGCAGGCCCGGTTCGTGATCCTGAGGGTTTTGCTGGAAGCTGGCGAAGGACTGGTTACTGTCACTCCCACCACAGGCTCTGATGGGCGCCCAGATGCCCGTGTCCACCTGGACCGCAGCAAGATCCGGTCGGTGGGCAAACCTGCCTTGGAGCGGTTCCTGCGGAGACTCCAG GTACTGAAGTCCACAGGGGATGTGGTTGCAGGGCGGGCCCTGTACGAGGGCTATGCAACTGTCACTGACACCCCCCCAGAGTGCTTCCTCACCCTACGGGACACAGTACTGCTGCGCAAGGAATCCCGGAAGCTTATTGTTCAGCCCAACACTCGCCTCGAAG
- the Peli3 gene encoding E3 ubiquitin-protein ligase pellino homolog 3 isoform X2, producing the protein MHHISTPLVSKALSNRGQHSISYTLSRSHSVIVEYTHDSDKDMFQIGRSTENMIDFVVTDTSPGGGATEGPSAQSTISRYACRVLCDRRPPYTARLYAAGFDASSNIFLGERAAKWRTPDGLMDGLTTNGVLVMHPAGGFSEDSAPGVWREISVCGNVYTLRDSRSAQQRGKLVENESNVLQDGSLIDLCGATLLWRTPAGLLRAPTLKQLEAQRQEANAARPQCPVGLSTLAFPSPARGRTAPDKQQPWVYVRCGHVHGYHGWGCRRERGPQERECPLCRLVGPYVPLWLGQEAGLCLDPGPPSHAFAPCGHVCSEKTARYWAQTPLPHGTHAFHAACPFCGAWLTGELGCVRLIFQGPLD; encoded by the exons ATGCACCACATCTCCACGCCACTCGTCTCCAAG GCCCTGAGTAACCGAGGCCAGCACAGTATCTCATACACACTGTCCCGGAGCCACTCAGTCATAGTGGAGTACACACATGACAGCGACAAAGACATGTTCCAG ATTGGCCGCTCTACTGAAAACATGATTGACTTTGTGGTAACAGACACATCTCCTGGCGGAGGGGCTACAGAGGGTCCTTCTGCCCAAAGCACCATCTCCCGCTATGCCTGCAGAGTCCTCTGTGACCGCCGGCCACCCTATACTGCCCGCCTCTATGCTGCTGGCTTTGATGCCTCTAGCAACATCTTTCTTGGA GAGCGGGCGGCCAAGTGGCGGACTCCTGATGGTCTGATGGATGGCTTGACAACCAACGGGGTTCTGGTGATGCACCCAGCAGGTGGCTTCTCTGAGGACTCTGCCCCGGGTGTCTGGAGGGAGATTTCTGTCTGCGGGAATGTGTACACACTGCGGGATAGCCGATCAGCCCAGCAGCGGGGGAAGCTG GTGGAAAATGAATCCAACGTCCTGCAAGATGGTTCGCTCATCGACCTGTGTGGGGCCACACTGCTGTGGCGCACTCCGGCAGGGCTGCTGAGGGCACCCACACTGAAACAACTGGAGGCCCAGCGACAGGAGGCTAATGCAGCACGGCCCCAGTGTCCTGTGGGCCTCAGCACCTTGGCCTTTCCCAGTCCAGCCCGTGGCCGCACCGCACCTGACAAGCAGCAACCCTGGGTCTACGTCCGTTGTGGTCACGTCCATGGCTATCACGGCTGGGGCTGCCGGAGGGAGCGAGGCCCCCAGGAGCGCGAGTGTCCTCTCTGCCGCCTTGTGGGACCCTATGTGCCCCTGTGGCTTGGCCAGGAGGCCGGTCTCTGCCTGGACCCTGGGCCACCCAGCCACGCTTTTGCACCCTGTGGCCACGTCTGTTCTGAGAAGACTGCCCGTTATTGGGCCCAGACACCGCTGCCGCACGGCACCCATGCTTTCCATGCCGCCTGCCCCTTTTGTGGGGCTTGGCTCACCGGGGAGCTTGGCTGTGTCCGCCTAATTTTCCAGGGGCCACTGGACTAG